The following coding sequences lie in one Changpingibacter yushuensis genomic window:
- a CDS encoding TetR/AcrR family transcriptional regulator, which yields MNESELTNRRDPRPRIRMTRADRREQLIGVARELFGTRGYDAVSIEEIAAAAQVSKPVVYEHFGGKEGLYQVIVDREVTSLSEMLASQMIPGQHPREMLERILLSLLDYIDESPDGFRLLSHQSPTAVSGGTFTTVIADVAEQVTEMLAPVMEELGQDPQTAPIYGQLLAGAIGRIGQWWVEVQAPDKGTVAAHVTNLLWLGLRSMERDPHLVTVPNPDGEEWGGTPN from the coding sequence ATGAATGAATCCGAACTCACAAACCGGCGCGATCCTCGCCCGCGAATTCGCATGACTCGAGCCGACCGGCGCGAGCAACTCATCGGCGTCGCACGTGAGCTGTTCGGAACTCGCGGGTATGACGCCGTTTCCATTGAGGAAATCGCCGCTGCGGCCCAAGTCTCCAAGCCCGTGGTCTACGAACACTTCGGCGGCAAGGAAGGTCTCTACCAAGTAATCGTGGATCGCGAAGTGACATCTCTCTCGGAGATGTTGGCTAGCCAGATGATCCCAGGGCAGCACCCGCGCGAGATGCTGGAGAGAATCCTCCTGTCACTGCTGGACTACATTGACGAAAGCCCTGATGGCTTCCGCCTGCTTTCCCACCAATCTCCCACCGCTGTGAGCGGAGGAACGTTCACCACGGTGATTGCCGACGTTGCCGAACAAGTGACGGAAATGCTCGCCCCCGTTATGGAAGAACTGGGTCAAGATCCGCAGACTGCTCCCATCTACGGTCAGCTCTTGGCCGGTGCGATCGGCCGGATCGGCCAGTGGTGGGTTGAGGTACAAGCACCTGACAAGGGCACGGTGGCGGCCCATGTGACCAACCTGCTGTGGCTCGGCCTTCGCTCAATGGAACGCGACCCCCACCTAGTGACGGTTCCCAACCCTGACGGGGAAGAATGGGGAGGCACTCCAAACTAG
- a CDS encoding NTP transferase domain-containing protein has product MSSGRPAAVVILAAGQGTRMHSATPKVLHSLCGRTLLGHAIAAARGLRPEYVVVVVRHERDAVAAHALECDPDVIIADQDAIMGTGRAVWCGLQELPASLSGSVTVMAGDTPLLDTQTLSHLNERHDSNAVTVLTTNVSDPTGYGRILRDSTGSICGVVEHKDADPAQRAITEINTSTYSFDLEFLRSALENLSSSNAQGELYLTDVVEQAYSSGSGVGDYVVSDSWLVEGCNDLVQLAALRHEMNKRILDAWMRSGVSIVDPATTAVDVDVTLEPDSCILPGTQLHGHTDVRAQAVVGPGEFTDTVVGARAVACHVVARGGAIPAGTTLPPFTIFPVEQGTAGSTDALGGIPAGQHH; this is encoded by the coding sequence GTGAGTTCTGGGCGTCCAGCGGCGGTCGTGATTCTTGCCGCAGGGCAGGGAACGCGAATGCACTCGGCAACACCCAAGGTGCTGCATTCACTGTGCGGGCGCACTCTTCTTGGTCATGCAATTGCAGCTGCGCGCGGGCTCCGACCCGAATATGTCGTGGTGGTGGTTCGTCACGAACGCGATGCAGTTGCCGCCCACGCGTTGGAATGTGATCCGGACGTCATCATCGCTGATCAGGATGCGATCATGGGTACGGGGCGCGCAGTTTGGTGCGGCCTCCAAGAACTTCCAGCATCGCTTTCCGGGTCTGTTACGGTCATGGCCGGCGATACGCCATTGCTCGATACGCAGACCCTCAGCCACCTGAACGAACGTCACGATTCCAATGCGGTCACGGTTCTCACCACAAACGTTTCCGATCCAACTGGATATGGCCGAATCTTGCGTGACAGCACCGGGAGTATTTGCGGCGTCGTCGAACACAAGGATGCGGATCCCGCCCAACGCGCGATCACGGAGATCAATACCTCCACCTACTCGTTTGACCTCGAGTTTCTCCGCAGCGCGCTGGAGAACCTGTCAAGTTCTAACGCGCAAGGTGAGCTGTATCTGACGGACGTTGTTGAACAGGCCTACTCATCGGGCAGCGGGGTTGGGGACTACGTTGTCTCGGACTCTTGGCTGGTGGAAGGGTGTAACGATCTGGTTCAGCTGGCTGCTTTGCGTCACGAGATGAATAAGCGAATCCTTGACGCTTGGATGCGTTCAGGTGTTTCTATCGTGGACCCAGCCACAACCGCTGTGGACGTCGACGTCACGCTCGAACCCGATTCTTGTATTCTTCCGGGAACTCAACTCCATGGACACACAGATGTGCGTGCGCAGGCAGTTGTGGGACCCGGCGAGTTCACCGACACCGTTGTTGGTGCTCGCGCTGTGGCGTGTCACGTGGTGGCACGCGGTGGCGCAATCCCGGCCGGAACTACTCTTCCGCCATTTACGATTTTTCCGGTGGAGCAGGGGACTGCCGGAAGCACCGACGCTTTGGGCGGAATTCCCGCCGGGCAGCATCACTGA
- a CDS encoding ribose-phosphate diphosphokinase: protein MTGMQVSNEKRLVLLSGRAHPELADAVAKELGIELLPITAYDFASSEIYVRFDESIRGADVFILQSHPAPINKWLMEQLIMVDAAKRASAKRITAVSPYYPYARQDKKHMGREPISARLVADLYKAAGVDRIMSVDLHAAQAQGFFDGPVDHLWAMPTLVEYVRTRIDPDEAVIVSPDAGRIKVAEQWGNRLGGVPLAFVHKTRDISRPNQATANRVVGDVRGRTAVIVDDLIDTAGTICGAVRVVLDAGAKDVIIAATHGVLSDPAVTRLGESGVREVIVTDTLPIPAEKRFPQLTVLPIAPVLANAIDAVFEDGSVTSLFDGVH, encoded by the coding sequence ATGACGGGTATGCAGGTATCCAACGAGAAGCGACTAGTTCTGTTGAGCGGCCGGGCACACCCGGAACTTGCAGATGCTGTAGCAAAGGAGTTGGGCATTGAGCTCCTCCCGATTACCGCGTATGACTTCGCAAGCTCGGAGATCTACGTCCGATTCGATGAGTCGATCCGAGGCGCAGATGTGTTCATTCTGCAGTCCCACCCAGCTCCGATCAACAAGTGGCTCATGGAGCAGCTCATCATGGTGGATGCCGCCAAGCGCGCTTCCGCCAAGCGCATCACCGCTGTTTCGCCGTACTATCCCTACGCCCGCCAAGACAAGAAGCATATGGGCCGCGAACCCATTTCGGCTCGCTTGGTTGCTGACTTGTACAAGGCTGCTGGGGTTGATCGCATCATGAGCGTTGATCTTCACGCGGCACAGGCGCAAGGTTTCTTCGACGGCCCGGTGGATCACTTGTGGGCTATGCCAACATTGGTGGAGTACGTGCGTACCCGCATCGATCCGGATGAGGCCGTGATTGTTTCGCCCGACGCCGGGCGTATCAAGGTAGCTGAACAGTGGGGCAACCGTCTGGGTGGCGTGCCGTTGGCATTCGTGCACAAGACGCGTGACATCTCGCGGCCAAACCAAGCCACAGCGAACCGCGTGGTGGGCGATGTGCGCGGCCGCACGGCTGTGATCGTGGACGATCTCATCGACACGGCCGGAACGATCTGTGGTGCGGTGCGCGTTGTACTTGATGCTGGCGCGAAGGACGTTATCATCGCGGCCACCCACGGGGTGCTCTCCGATCCTGCTGTCACGCGGCTTGGGGAAAGCGGGGTGCGTGAAGTTATCGTGACTGATACTTTGCCCATCCCTGCGGAGAAGCGCTTCCCACAGCTGACAGTTCTTCCGATTGCCCCTGTACTGGCCAATGCAATCGATGCAGTATTCGAGGACGGCTCAGTGACGTCGCTGTTTGACGGCGTGCACTGA
- a CDS encoding GNAT family N-acetyltransferase encodes MADLGIFNENADVFEIETQRLTLRGWEEADLSAWIEMNADPEVRSFFPSVLSEEESLEQAVRNQRYLAENGFGLWAVAARQPIHYSDDDVLLPGDFLGFIGIHPMDPVVPETGHGVVSFEIGWRLRKEAWHQGLATEGATAARDYAFGIERLPILGSLAVSQNTPSIAVMERIGFTFEMDVEDPELPDNLQHCVLYTMTRQQWTHKRPSEE; translated from the coding sequence GTGGCGGATCTCGGTATCTTCAACGAAAACGCAGACGTCTTTGAAATTGAGACGCAACGGCTCACCCTGCGCGGCTGGGAGGAAGCCGATCTCAGTGCGTGGATCGAGATGAATGCAGATCCCGAAGTGAGATCGTTCTTCCCGTCGGTGCTCTCTGAAGAGGAATCGCTGGAACAGGCGGTACGCAATCAGAGATACCTGGCTGAGAACGGCTTCGGATTATGGGCAGTTGCCGCCCGCCAGCCGATTCACTATTCCGACGACGACGTCCTGCTGCCCGGTGATTTCCTCGGTTTCATTGGCATTCATCCCATGGATCCGGTGGTGCCAGAAACCGGTCACGGCGTGGTGAGTTTCGAGATCGGGTGGCGGCTGCGCAAGGAGGCGTGGCATCAAGGCTTAGCAACTGAGGGCGCAACTGCTGCACGCGATTACGCGTTCGGTATTGAGAGGCTCCCTATCCTCGGTTCGCTGGCAGTCAGCCAGAACACCCCCAGCATCGCCGTCATGGAGCGAATAGGGTTCACGTTTGAGATGGATGTGGAGGATCCCGAGCTGCCGGATAACCTTCAGCACTGTGTCCTGTACACGATGACTAGGCAGCAGTGGACTCACAAGCGACCCTCGGAGGAATAG
- a CDS encoding sulfite exporter TauE/SafE family protein translates to MFFLLFLAGILAGIVGYLVGLASLVSYPVLIAIGIPPVLANTSNTVGLLGAGLGSIASAWRRITAIDVYPFAPQAIVGLLGGVTGGVLLLIAEPEVFEAIVPWLVLLATVLVILSPRINGRMTKRQIPFLAFLIIFLAIAIYGGYFGAGSGVLFFALCMLCTPMSAHEAVLMKTPLMFLANLGASIIFIARGEVDWVVALSVGVGTFVGGYLGPKVQRWISETVMRWMVIVGGFVMTVWLLLR, encoded by the coding sequence ATGTTCTTCCTCCTCTTCTTGGCCGGCATCCTCGCGGGCATCGTCGGATACTTGGTGGGCCTCGCATCTTTGGTGAGCTATCCGGTTCTCATCGCCATTGGCATCCCGCCGGTTCTGGCAAACACCTCAAACACAGTGGGGTTGCTTGGAGCTGGACTTGGATCGATTGCAAGCGCTTGGCGTCGCATCACCGCGATCGACGTCTATCCATTTGCTCCTCAAGCAATCGTGGGGCTCCTTGGGGGAGTCACTGGCGGGGTGCTTCTCTTGATCGCGGAGCCCGAGGTATTCGAAGCGATCGTGCCGTGGCTCGTGCTTCTCGCGACCGTTCTGGTGATCCTTAGCCCACGCATTAACGGCCGCATGACAAAGCGGCAGATTCCATTCTTAGCTTTCTTGATCATCTTCTTGGCAATCGCAATCTACGGCGGTTACTTCGGTGCTGGCAGCGGTGTTCTGTTCTTTGCCTTGTGTATGTTGTGCACGCCGATGTCTGCACATGAGGCTGTACTCATGAAGACTCCGCTCATGTTCTTGGCGAACCTAGGTGCCTCGATCATCTTCATCGCCCGCGGTGAGGTGGATTGGGTGGTGGCACTTTCGGTCGGCGTAGGAACCTTCGTGGGAGGGTACTTGGGGCCCAAGGTCCAGCGCTGGATCTCTGAGACGGTCATGCGCTGGATGGTGATCGTGGGAGGGTTCGTGATGACTGTGTGGCTCCTCCTGAGGTGA
- a CDS encoding 50S ribosomal protein L25/general stress protein Ctc, which produces MAHKNTAISALVRSDFGKGASRQLRRDGRIPAVAYGHNADPIHLSFDGHDIFLATKGVSNALLSVDLEGETVLALVKAIQRNPLSRSIEHVDLLRVSRDEKVDVEVPVEVTGESASGTIHTIEMMHLLLKAPAIDIPESIVIDVTGREEGAHVTIGDIDFPEDVVSEQDPSTIVVVIAAPEVDLALEAADAAAASAASAASEAAAV; this is translated from the coding sequence ATGGCACACAAGAACACCGCGATCTCGGCGCTTGTCCGCTCCGACTTCGGCAAGGGCGCATCGCGCCAACTTCGCCGTGACGGCCGCATCCCGGCCGTTGCATACGGCCACAACGCTGATCCAATTCACCTTTCTTTCGATGGCCACGATATCTTCTTGGCCACCAAGGGCGTTTCCAACGCGCTACTCAGCGTTGACCTCGAGGGTGAGACCGTGTTGGCACTGGTCAAGGCCATTCAGCGCAACCCACTCTCACGCAGCATTGAGCACGTTGATCTCCTGCGCGTCAGCCGCGATGAGAAGGTCGACGTCGAGGTCCCAGTCGAAGTTACTGGCGAATCCGCCAGCGGCACCATTCACACCATTGAGATGATGCACCTTCTGCTCAAGGCTCCCGCGATCGATATTCCGGAGTCCATCGTTATTGACGTCACCGGCCGCGAAGAGGGCGCTCACGTCACGATTGGTGACATTGACTTCCCTGAAGACGTGGTTTCCGAGCAGGATCCGTCAACCATCGTTGTAGTTATCGCCGCTCCTGAGGTTGACCTCGCTCTGGAGGCCGCTGACGCAGCAGCCGCATCAGCCGCATCTGCAGCTTCCGAAGCAGCCGCTGTGTGA
- the pth gene encoding aminoacyl-tRNA hydrolase, with product MHVVVGLGNPGAQYANTKHNIGHMVIDEFASRVGSTLSAHRSSKTHAMSTRIGVAPGQPGEQVIFATSDSYMNTSGGPVKALMAYFDVPTEQLIVIHDDLDLPFGTLRLKRGGGEGGHNGLKSISQSLGSKDYIRLRFGIGRPPGRQDPADYVLKPFPASDRSELQLLIGQAADAVEDVLLHGLQAAQLKLHTSN from the coding sequence ATGCACGTCGTCGTCGGCCTCGGAAATCCGGGCGCACAGTATGCGAACACCAAGCACAATATCGGGCACATGGTGATCGATGAGTTCGCGTCCCGGGTAGGCTCCACGCTCAGCGCACACCGCTCCTCCAAGACCCATGCGATGTCCACAAGAATCGGTGTGGCTCCGGGCCAGCCCGGTGAGCAGGTCATATTCGCAACCAGTGACTCCTACATGAACACCTCCGGTGGCCCGGTCAAGGCGCTCATGGCGTATTTCGATGTACCTACAGAACAGCTGATCGTCATTCATGATGATCTGGATCTGCCTTTCGGAACCCTCCGCCTCAAGCGAGGAGGAGGGGAAGGCGGCCACAATGGCTTGAAGTCCATTAGCCAGTCCCTCGGATCCAAGGATTACATCCGGCTTCGATTCGGGATTGGCCGCCCACCTGGCAGGCAAGACCCTGCCGACTACGTACTTAAGCCTTTCCCGGCCTCGGATCGCTCGGAGCTTCAACTGCTCATTGGGCAAGCTGCTGACGCGGTTGAAGACGTGCTGTTGCATGGTCTGCAAGCTGCCCAACTCAAGCTTCATACCTCGAACTAA
- the mfd gene encoding transcription-repair coupling factor, with the protein MDLRPILTYVANDKALAEAMADGGDRRDIAMPRGVIPPALAYFVSGDDARPTDHAKTGPLHVAVTATGRGAEELAGALRAYLPQGSVDIFPSWETLPHERLSPRSDTVAQRLLVLRRLAHPEEFAPLAVLVMPVRALLQPITADLGELKPVRVRVGDRVNLEQLENDLVDAAYSRVDMIERRGEFAVRGGIIDIFAPTDAHPRRVELFGDEVDEIRTFAIADQRSLESVDEVYATPCREIRLTPQVRKRADALIATLPGAVDMLASISQGIAPEGMESLAPALVEKMVSVSSTFPRGSRVCVVEPERVTQRAESLIATTEEFLAAAWSSAAAGAQVPIDVDAASFATLPDTRKEVLASRGAWWTLGGFARDDETSDFASAVHAREPLRFLGKVDEGIAAIGHHASNAWRVVLAVEGPGLGRRMREQLEEAGVPATYVEDLPRQLDPGLCYVTAAPIASGFVMEEYRFAVFAAADIMGRGGSSTRDMRKMPARRKATVDPLALKPGDYIVHDRHGVGRFVKMAKRSIGANKETQREYVVVEYASTKRNAPPDQLWIPTDSLDQISKYSGGEAPPLNKMGGSDWEKTKNKARAATKQIASELVRLYAQRQASKGFAFSPDTPWQRELEDAFAYVETPDQLHTIDEVKADMEKPIPMDRLISGDVGYGKTEIAVRAAFKAAQDGKQVAVLVPTTLLVQQHLETFTERYSGFPVRLAALSRFQSEKESQEVLAGLTDGTIDVVIGTHRLLTGSVRFKNLGLVIIDEEQRFGVEHKETLKQMYPTIDVLSMSATPIPRTLEMAVTGVREMSTLATPPEERHPVLTYVGAREDKQIIAAIRRELLRDGQVFYVHNRVNDMSKVSAHLHELVPEARIGVAHGKMGEHQLEGVIQQFWDKEVDVLVCTTIVETGLDISNANTLIVEDADKFGLSQLHQLRGRVGRGRERAYAYFLYQPDRTMTETALERLRTIAANTDLGAGIQVAMKDLEIRGAGNMLGGEQSGQIAGVGFDLYVRMVSEAVAKLRPGSSHTEEEPADVRIELPIDAFLPESYVPSERLRLEIYAKIAACQNEDERASVRDELLDRYGPIPMEAERLFKISHLRETCRRAGIEEVTQAGRNIRFAPVQLTDSRQARLKRLFPGAMAKPAIRVIMVPLPNNTRRMGEALNVENEKLVDWVEAVMEAVFIASIGQN; encoded by the coding sequence ATGGACCTGCGTCCCATTCTTACCTATGTTGCCAATGACAAAGCGCTGGCTGAGGCGATGGCAGATGGTGGCGACCGCCGTGACATCGCTATGCCGCGCGGAGTCATTCCGCCCGCTCTCGCGTACTTCGTCTCAGGCGATGACGCGAGGCCCACGGATCACGCAAAAACCGGCCCACTTCATGTGGCCGTGACCGCCACCGGCCGCGGAGCTGAGGAACTGGCCGGAGCGCTGCGGGCCTACTTGCCCCAAGGGTCAGTGGACATCTTTCCGTCATGGGAGACTCTGCCTCATGAACGCCTTTCGCCACGATCAGACACGGTAGCCCAGCGCCTCCTTGTTCTGCGGCGCCTCGCACATCCTGAGGAGTTTGCCCCGCTGGCCGTCTTGGTGATGCCGGTTCGCGCACTTCTCCAGCCCATCACGGCGGACCTTGGCGAACTGAAACCGGTTCGCGTGCGGGTGGGCGACCGCGTCAACCTTGAGCAGCTTGAGAACGATCTGGTCGATGCCGCCTATTCACGCGTGGACATGATTGAGCGCCGCGGTGAGTTTGCCGTTCGTGGCGGAATCATTGACATCTTTGCACCGACGGACGCGCACCCGCGCCGGGTTGAGCTCTTTGGCGACGAAGTGGATGAGATTCGCACGTTTGCCATTGCTGATCAGCGTTCACTTGAGAGTGTTGATGAAGTTTACGCCACTCCCTGCCGCGAAATTCGCCTAACACCGCAGGTGCGCAAGCGTGCAGATGCGCTCATCGCTACTCTGCCGGGCGCGGTGGATATGCTCGCCTCCATCAGCCAAGGTATTGCGCCAGAGGGCATGGAATCATTGGCACCGGCCCTCGTTGAGAAGATGGTCTCCGTAAGTTCCACCTTCCCACGCGGCTCTCGCGTGTGTGTGGTGGAGCCTGAACGCGTCACCCAGCGCGCCGAATCCCTCATAGCAACCACCGAGGAGTTTCTAGCCGCCGCGTGGTCCTCCGCCGCAGCTGGCGCACAGGTACCGATCGACGTCGACGCCGCATCCTTCGCCACTCTTCCCGATACGCGCAAAGAGGTTCTGGCCTCACGTGGTGCATGGTGGACTCTTGGTGGCTTTGCCCGGGATGATGAGACATCAGATTTCGCCTCCGCGGTTCACGCCCGTGAGCCGCTCAGGTTCCTCGGCAAAGTTGATGAGGGCATCGCCGCGATTGGCCACCATGCATCAAACGCGTGGCGCGTGGTTCTAGCGGTGGAAGGGCCAGGCTTGGGCCGCCGCATGCGCGAGCAACTCGAGGAGGCCGGAGTTCCCGCCACCTACGTAGAAGACCTTCCACGGCAGTTAGATCCCGGTCTGTGCTACGTCACCGCTGCGCCAATTGCCTCTGGTTTTGTGATGGAAGAGTACCGTTTCGCCGTGTTCGCGGCGGCCGACATCATGGGGCGCGGTGGTTCATCAACCCGGGACATGCGCAAGATGCCAGCTCGGCGCAAAGCCACCGTTGATCCACTCGCCTTGAAGCCGGGTGACTACATTGTTCATGATCGCCACGGCGTGGGCCGGTTCGTCAAGATGGCGAAGCGTTCTATAGGTGCAAACAAGGAGACACAACGCGAGTACGTTGTGGTCGAATACGCATCAACAAAACGCAACGCTCCGCCCGATCAGTTGTGGATCCCGACCGACTCTTTGGACCAGATCTCCAAGTATTCCGGCGGCGAAGCGCCCCCCCTCAACAAAATGGGCGGTTCGGATTGGGAGAAGACCAAGAACAAGGCGCGCGCGGCAACCAAACAGATCGCGTCCGAACTGGTGCGGCTCTATGCGCAGCGTCAGGCGTCCAAGGGCTTCGCATTCTCCCCGGATACTCCGTGGCAGCGCGAGCTAGAGGACGCTTTCGCGTACGTCGAGACTCCAGATCAGCTTCATACCATTGATGAAGTCAAGGCTGATATGGAAAAGCCTATCCCGATGGATCGTCTGATCTCCGGCGACGTCGGATACGGCAAGACAGAGATCGCAGTGCGCGCCGCGTTCAAAGCAGCGCAAGACGGTAAGCAGGTTGCCGTGCTGGTTCCCACCACACTGTTGGTCCAGCAACACCTAGAGACCTTCACGGAACGATACTCTGGTTTTCCCGTGCGTTTGGCTGCTCTGAGCCGTTTCCAGTCAGAGAAAGAGTCGCAGGAAGTCCTCGCAGGACTGACCGATGGCACAATCGATGTTGTGATCGGAACCCATCGACTCTTGACCGGGAGTGTGCGTTTCAAGAATCTGGGGCTTGTCATCATCGACGAAGAACAGCGGTTTGGCGTGGAACACAAGGAAACGCTCAAGCAGATGTACCCAACCATTGATGTGCTCTCTATGTCCGCCACACCCATTCCGCGCACACTAGAAATGGCCGTGACAGGTGTACGGGAAATGTCCACCTTGGCCACTCCACCCGAGGAGCGCCATCCCGTTCTCACATATGTGGGAGCCCGCGAAGACAAACAGATTATTGCTGCGATTCGCCGCGAACTGCTGCGTGATGGCCAAGTATTTTATGTTCACAACCGTGTGAATGACATGTCAAAGGTATCGGCTCACCTTCATGAGCTGGTGCCGGAAGCTCGCATAGGGGTTGCCCATGGAAAGATGGGCGAACATCAGCTTGAAGGGGTCATTCAACAGTTCTGGGATAAAGAAGTTGATGTGCTGGTATGTACCACGATCGTCGAAACAGGCCTAGACATCTCCAACGCGAACACTCTGATCGTGGAGGACGCGGATAAGTTTGGACTCTCCCAACTGCACCAGCTTCGTGGACGCGTAGGACGCGGCCGGGAAAGGGCCTATGCCTACTTCCTCTACCAGCCGGATCGCACCATGACGGAGACGGCACTTGAGCGTTTGCGCACGATTGCTGCCAACACTGATCTGGGAGCCGGAATCCAAGTCGCGATGAAGGATTTGGAGATCCGTGGAGCCGGCAACATGCTGGGCGGCGAGCAGTCGGGTCAGATTGCGGGGGTTGGCTTTGACCTTTACGTGCGGATGGTCTCTGAGGCCGTGGCGAAGCTGCGGCCGGGATCGTCTCACACTGAGGAGGAGCCTGCGGACGTGCGCATCGAGTTGCCCATTGACGCGTTCCTTCCGGAATCCTATGTTCCTTCTGAGCGTCTCAGGCTCGAGATCTACGCGAAGATCGCGGCCTGCCAGAATGAGGACGAACGGGCATCGGTGCGGGATGAGCTTCTTGACCGATATGGACCAATACCGATGGAAGCGGAGCGGCTCTTCAAGATCTCGCACCTGCGGGAGACCTGCCGACGGGCAGGAATTGAGGAAGTCACGCAAGCCGGTCGCAACATCCGGTTTGCACCGGTTCAGCTGACCGACTCACGCCAAGCGCGCCTCAAACGGTTGTTCCCAGGCGCGATGGCCAAGCCTGCCATTCGAGTCATCATGGTGCCATTGCCCAACAACACTCGCCGAATGGGTGAAGCACTCAATGTTGAGAACGAGAAGCTCGTTGACTGGGTGGAAGCTGTGATGGAAGCGGTCTTTATCGCAAGTATTGGGCAGAATTAG
- the eno gene encoding phosphopyruvate hydratase: MASIEAVASREILDSRGNPTVEVEVLLDDGTFARAGVPSGASTGAFEAVERRDGDKGRYLGKGVQDAVEAVTEIIEPEIIGMSAEDQRYLDQTLIDLDGTNNKGKIGANAILGVSLAVAKAAAESAGLPLYHYLGGPNAHVLPVPMMNILNGGSHADSNVDIQEFMIAPIGAPTFKESLRWGAEVYHSLKAVLKGRGLNTGLGDEGGFAPDLPSNAAALDLIIEAIEKAGLKAGSDVALAMDVASSEFFKDGAYQFEGEAKDTDFMVAYYEKLIADYPIVSIEDPLSEDEWDAWVRLTSEIGDKVQLVGDDLFVTNPSRLQKGIDLGAANALLVKVNQIGTLTETLEAVENAHRAGFKSMTSHRSGETEDTTIADLAVATNSGQIKTGAPARGERINKYNQLLRIEDELSDDALYAGRSAFPRFKA, from the coding sequence GTGGCCAGCATTGAGGCTGTTGCTTCCCGCGAAATTCTCGATTCTCGTGGCAACCCGACCGTTGAGGTCGAGGTTCTGCTCGACGACGGCACGTTCGCACGCGCCGGTGTTCCATCTGGTGCATCGACAGGTGCATTCGAAGCAGTTGAGCGTCGCGATGGCGATAAGGGCCGCTACCTCGGCAAGGGTGTTCAGGATGCGGTTGAGGCCGTAACTGAGATCATCGAGCCGGAGATCATTGGTATGTCTGCTGAAGATCAGCGCTACCTTGATCAGACCCTGATTGACCTTGACGGTACCAATAACAAGGGCAAGATTGGCGCCAATGCCATTCTTGGTGTTTCCCTCGCAGTTGCGAAGGCTGCAGCAGAATCTGCAGGTCTTCCTCTCTACCATTACCTCGGCGGTCCGAACGCACACGTTCTGCCCGTTCCGATGATGAACATCCTCAACGGTGGATCGCACGCTGATTCCAACGTTGATATTCAGGAGTTCATGATTGCTCCAATTGGCGCTCCAACTTTCAAGGAGTCGCTGCGCTGGGGTGCAGAGGTTTACCACTCCCTCAAGGCAGTGCTCAAGGGCCGCGGCCTGAACACCGGTCTTGGCGACGAAGGTGGGTTCGCTCCTGATCTTCCGTCCAACGCTGCTGCACTCGACCTGATCATTGAGGCAATTGAGAAGGCTGGCCTCAAGGCTGGCTCGGACGTTGCTTTGGCTATGGACGTTGCATCTTCTGAGTTCTTCAAGGATGGCGCCTACCAGTTCGAAGGCGAAGCAAAGGACACCGATTTCATGGTGGCCTACTACGAGAAGCTGATCGCTGATTACCCGATCGTATCCATTGAGGATCCGCTTTCAGAAGATGAGTGGGACGCTTGGGTTCGTCTGACCTCTGAGATTGGTGACAAGGTCCAGCTGGTCGGTGACGATCTGTTCGTGACCAACCCATCCCGTCTCCAGAAGGGCATCGATCTTGGCGCAGCTAACGCGCTTCTGGTGAAGGTGAACCAGATCGGCACCCTGACTGAGACCCTCGAGGCAGTGGAGAACGCACACCGCGCAGGCTTCAAGTCGATGACTTCGCACCGCTCTGGTGAAACCGAAGACACCACGATTGCAGACCTCGCAGTTGCTACCAACTCCGGCCAGATCAAGACCGGTGCACCTGCCCGTGGCGAGCGCATCAACAAGTACAACCAGCTCTTGCGCATTGAGGATGAACTGAGCGACGACGCCCTGTACGCAGGTCGTTCCGCTTTCCCACGTTTCAAGGCCTGA